Genomic segment of Saccharomyces cerevisiae S288C chromosome XV, complete sequence:
ATAGTAAACTGCCACCACTCATAAGCAGAAGATTTCCACTTATCCAATCCATCGTTGGCGAATGACTCAGATTCAAAAGGGATAACACTATGTATCCGATCGGAGTCGATGACGCAAACAAGAAAACGTTACAGATCACCTCCCATTTCATTAAGTTTTGTCTCGATACCATCAAACTAGTGAGGGAAAGAACGGCAGGAATTTTATGAATAACTATAGCAATTAACACCACTATGAGCAGTGAATCATTGTTCGTTGTCGTACCTAATGCAATTCCATCAGATAGTCCATGAATGAATAAGGCAAAGACAACATTGTTTTGTATTAAGTTCATCCATATTTGTCTTGGATGGTTTATTATATCTTTCCagctttgaaatttgaCAGCATCATGCGTATAGACCGTTTGCTTTCTAGAAACCCATAGTGTAACCAACCTATCAAGAACATAAACACCTAGAAACCCAATTAATAAATTCACACCAACGTTTCCATCATGTTCGACACACGCTTTGATACCTTCCGGTATTACCAACATAAATGATGTACCTAACAACATTCCTATACCGAATTGTGATAGAACGGCAATCTTCACACGGTAACTACTAACATCGTCATTGATCGTTTGAGTATCTGCGTTCGTAGTAAAATCAGAAATTGAGTCAGCACCTTCTTGGTTTGTGACAATGGaacttttttgtttatcaATATAATACAATGGGATAAGCCCTATGAGGAAGGTAGcaatcaaaagaaaacttgCTAGCAGTATTACACCCAAAAACTTCATTATTATCGGTCTTGGTAACACTAGCTTTAAACCGCGCTTATTTGAGAAGTTTTTATGCAGCTAAACTGTTTCtcgtcatttttttatagttaTTTCTcgaaaaatattataaataGACATGCAAAATGATTAGCCATGTCGTATAAATTTATTaccaagaacaaaaaatacaCCCCGATGTCTTCCCCAGGGAATTCAGGCGTGGCTATAGATTCTACCGTTCTGAAAGCAATTGAATTAGGAACGAGGCTTTTTAAATCTGGAGAATATTTGCAAGCGAAAAGGATATTCACAAATGCTTTGAGAGTATGTGATTCTTATTCTCAGGAGCAGATTATGCGCATTAGGAACGCGTATCAATTAGATACTGCGAGACCGGATAACAAACGATTATATCATCCTAGATACATAAAGATATTGGATAACATCTGTGCGTGCTACGAAAAAttgaatgatttgaaaTCTTGTTTGGACGTATCACAAAGGTTACTTAAGTTAGAACCAGGTAATATCAAATGCTATATACGATGTACAAGGACGttgataaaattaaaagacTGGAAAAGGGCATATAAAACATGTTCTCGTGGACTGCAATTATGCAATAACGATAGCAATCATCTAagacaacaaaaacaattcattaaaaataacatgGTTCAAAAACAGGACGGCAAGAGAAGTTATATAGATCCATTAGAGGAGACCAAaatagcaaaaaaaaaaaagaataataatgttCTAGAATCGTTaccaaagaagaagattaaAGGTAGTACCAAGAAAACTGATTTAGTTGGCAATTTGCCGATAGAAATACTACCTATCATATTCCAAAGGTTTACCACTAAGGAGCTTGTTACGTTGTCGCTAGTTTGTAACAAATGGAGGGACAAAATTTTGTATCATTTAGACTGCTTCCAAGAATTCAACTTGGCACCaataaattttaaaaattttgtaaagtttATGGATTTTTTACAACAGAATTTCACCAGGACGTATagaaaatatattctttcaCAAGTAAAAGTCAGTTCTAGAATCACTTCGGAAGAGTTACGAATAACTCAATTATTATTCAGTAAAATGCCGAAATGTATAAACATCGAACGGCTTATACTGTCAATGCCAACACTAACTACAACACAAATCTTTAAGTTAATGGTTAGAGGAGGCACAGATTTTTTTACAAGGCTGCTGGAATTATCTCTCATGATAACTTATAGGCCTGATAAACAACATGAATTGGAGATACTGCAGACTTGTCCtctgttgaaaaaaatagaattAATTTTTGTCAATTCACTGGTACCAATTTTCGACGGAAATAATAGCGTTGGGAGGGATGGAAGTTTCAATGTGATGGCCCGTCATACTAATATGCAGATATCCACTGCGGATAATGATGAACAGGGAATAGTAGAAGAAAAGGTGATTTATAGTGAGCTAGAGAAGATAACATTGATATGTgataagaagaaaattaagAATTTTCCACTTTGTCGTGCTCTATTAAGAGGCCAGTTTCCTCTATTGCAGAAACTGACGATAACTGGTGTAACATTTCCTATGAATAATCAAGACATAATGAATTTTCAATGGCTATTGAACTTCCCAGACCTAAAAGAACTATGGATAGAAGATAACGACAACTGTGAACTCAGTAAGTTTTTGCAATTGTTAAAATTTTCGAATGTCTGGAAAAACTTGGAAAAGTTAACCTTTAGAGAGAACAAGCTATATCCAATTGTTAATTTGGATGAAGATCAGCCTGTTACG
This window contains:
- the ATX2 gene encoding Mn(2+) transporter ATX2 (Golgi membrane protein involved in manganese homeostasis; overproduction suppresses the sod1 (copper, zinc superoxide dismutase) null mutation) codes for the protein MKFLGVILLASFLLIATFLIGLIPLYYIDKQKSSIVTNQEGADSISDFTTNADTQTINDDVSSYRVKIAVLSQFGIGMLLGTSFMLVIPEGIKACVEHDGNVGVNLLIGFLGVYVLDRLVTLWVSRKQTVYTHDAVKFQSWKDIINHPRQIWMNLIQNNVVFALFIHGLSDGIALGTTTNNDSLLIVVLIAIVIHKIPAVLSLTSLMVSRQNLMKWEVICNVFLFASSTPIGYIVLSLLNLSHSPTMDWISGNLLLMSGGSLLYASFTAFVGGDSHDHDLSVEQEVVLPHDESVYVLIGVCIPLVISYCISEE
- the DIA2 gene encoding DNA-binding SCF ubiquitin ligase subunit DIA2 (Origin-binding F-box protein; forms SCF ubiquitin ligase complex with Skp1p and Cdc53p; functions in ubiquitination of silent chromatin structural protein Sir4p; required to target Cdc6p for destruction during G1 phase; required for deactivation of Rad53 checkpoint kinase, completion of DNA replication during recovery from DNA damage, assembly of RSC complex, RSC-mediated transcription regulation, and nucleosome positioning; involved in invasive and pseudohyphal growth); its protein translation is MSSPGNSGVAIDSTVLKAIELGTRLFKSGEYLQAKRIFTNALRVCDSYSQEQIMRIRNAYQLDTARPDNKRLYHPRYIKILDNICACYEKLNDLKSCLDVSQRLLKLEPGNIKCYIRCTRTLIKLKDWKRAYKTCSRGLQLCNNDSNHLRQQKQFIKNNMVQKQDGKRSYIDPLEETKIAKKKKNNNVLESLPKKKIKGSTKKTDLVGNLPIEILPIIFQRFTTKELVTLSLVCNKWRDKILYHLDCFQEFNLAPINFKNFVKFMDFLQQNFTRTYRKYILSQVKVSSRITSEELRITQLLFSKMPKCINIERLILSMPTLTTTQIFKLMVRGGTDFFTRLLELSLMITYRPDKQHELEILQTCPLLKKIELIFVNSLVPIFDGNNSVGRDGSFNVMARHTNMQISTADNDEQGIVEEKVIYSELEKITLICDKKKIKNFPLCRALLRGQFPLLQKLTITGVTFPMNNQDIMNFQWLLNFPDLKELWIEDNDNCELSKFLQLLKFSNVWKNLEKLTFRENKLYPIVNLDEDQPVTNDDEVPSMLFYKENLQNLEKLDLMGTSISGSALTRLCEQEYLDGRKLRSLNIGNCPNIQFPNNHAHTARMILDVNAVLKRLSKLEEINLSHLSSLNDSTMKSFIINVPFLENLKRLDISHNFEITGISIYEFLKKFQMDHDNEAGGQPLAYLNIDGCSQVSHITVNMIRAQNLVTQVDCVYERDVWRKFGINSYSYS